The window GCTTGGCCGCATCGCCGGTGGAATTTGTGACTCGATGGTCAATCCCTCTGGCAGTAGGACTTGTGGTTTTGGGCATAACTATCCTGTCGGTCGTACTCGGTGAACTCATGCCGAAATACATCGCACTCTCAAACCCCGAACGATACGCCGGCATTGTCGCCGGACCGGTGTCGGGGTTTATCAAACTTACATCTGTATTTTCGCGATTCCTCAGTTGGCTTGCACGGTCAGTGATCGGTTTTTTTGGAATCAGCCGCGACCACGCCCGAGAGCACATCTCAGAAGACGAAATCAATCAGATGATCCGCGATGGTGCCGAAAAGGGGATTTTCGATGAGACGGAACAGCAGCTTATCAGGTCGGCTTTCACTTTTTCAGACTCGACTGTCCGACGAGCGATGAAACCTCGCACAGTCGTTATCGCCTTACAAAAGAACACACCGCTTGCGGAGGTGATGAAAATAATTTCAAGCGAGGCGTATAGCCGCTACCCTGTTTACGAAAAGACCATCGACTATGTAGTCGGTATCCTTAATGTCAAAGACCTTATCAGCGCGCAGATTAAACAGGAGCAAATGGATTTGCGGTCGCTCATGCGGTCTCCGCTTTTCGTTCCGGATTCCATGCCCCTCGCAACCCTGCTGGTTCAGTTCCGGCGCGGCAAAAATCACATGGCAATAGTGCTCGATGAGTTCGGAGGCACGGCGGGAATTATTACGCTCGAAGATGTTTTGGAAGAGCTTGTGGGTGAAATTCAGGATGAGCACGATACCGAAAATCCCCCTCTGGTGAGACACTCGCAGACGGTAGCTTTCGCGGATGGTACGGTGTGGCCGGGGGAAATAAATTCGCTCATGGACTCGCATCTGCCCGAGGATGATGCCGATACAGTGGCAGGATTATTTATTGACGCCATCGGGCGTATGCCCGAAAAATCCGAGTCGGTGAAAATCGCCGATATGCTGCTCACGGTGCTGGTGAAGGATAAGAATCGGATTTTGCGGTTGAAGCTGGAGAAGGTGTCGGAGTGAGGGGGAGGGGAACGGGAAAACAAGGGGTGCGGTCAGTTTCTTTTCATTGTAAGTCCCAATTCTGAGGAGTGTGCGGGCAATTTAG of the Candidatus Zixiibacteriota bacterium genome contains:
- a CDS encoding hemolysin family protein — translated: MAIVLLVMANGFFALAEFSIIASRRSKLRERIKQKKLGAESAYKLYDNPENFLATVQVGITLFGALLGVFSGATMVDQLTARLAASPVEFVTRWSIPLAVGLVVLGITILSVVLGELMPKYIALSNPERYAGIVAGPVSGFIKLTSVFSRFLSWLARSVIGFFGISRDHAREHISEDEINQMIRDGAEKGIFDETEQQLIRSAFTFSDSTVRRAMKPRTVVIALQKNTPLAEVMKIISSEAYSRYPVYEKTIDYVVGILNVKDLISAQIKQEQMDLRSLMRSPLFVPDSMPLATLLVQFRRGKNHMAIVLDEFGGTAGIITLEDVLEELVGEIQDEHDTENPPLVRHSQTVAFADGTVWPGEINSLMDSHLPEDDADTVAGLFIDAIGRMPEKSESVKIADMLLTVLVKDKNRILRLKLEKVSE